The Rhineura floridana isolate rRhiFlo1 chromosome 15, rRhiFlo1.hap2, whole genome shotgun sequence genome window below encodes:
- the FAM110D gene encoding protein FAM110D: protein MQYPALDHCGYKMRPLSPGEGLSPLGLLNRGPGYLRKQLEVSTGGRTPSAVERLEADKAKYVKSQQVINSRQEPVLLCYTFQSSPCGRRPLTLQQKNEFFQVGQDGLELKKPPPSPQSPIARRGGGRRMLRPDSLVIYRQKRDCSVVNKENTKGYSLVRWLFQGALTLRDGHSASPSSRGMLGDGQLEVTQEETPMVWVPAEKEGARTVSPVDIVVRTSAGHASECSLGHQPSSQLDMDQTSSSASPRPTDSKRELVLSYSLPLSEKERFFNYCGLDRKLVEVLGAEQFKPGNWETGPSCVLLGSMGSASSEDDCLSLSEEEVPAEELDEKPLTSVSVVERNARVIKWLYSCQQALSVAKESTV, encoded by the coding sequence ATGCAATATCCTGCTCTTGACCATTGTGGATATAAAATGAGGCCTCTGTCCCCAGGCGAAGGACTTTCCCCTCTTGGGCTGCTCAACCGAGGGCCAGGTTACCTCCGTAAGCAGCTGGAGGTGAGCACCGGGGGACGGACCCCAAGCGCAGTGGAAAGACTGGAGGCCGATAAGGCCAAATATGTCAAATCCCAGCAAGTGATCAACAGTCGTCAAGAGCCCGTATTGCTCTGCTACACCTTCCAGTCGTCCCCTTGCGGCAGgagacctttgaccctccagcaaAAAAATGAGTTCTTTCAGGTAGGCCAAGATGGCCTTGAGCTGAAGAAGCCGCCTCCTTCTCCTCAGTCACCCATTGCACGCAGAGGGGGTGGCAGGCGCATGCTGAGGCCTGATTCTCTTGTCATCTACCGGCAGAAACGAGACTGCTCAGTTGTCAACAAAGAGAACACCAAGGGTTACAGCCTAGTGAGATGGCTGTTTCAGGGGGCCCTGACTCTGAGAGATGGTCATAGTGCCTCCCCTTCCTCCAGGGGCATGTTGGGAGACGGGCAGCTGGAAGTCACACAAGAGGAGACTCCGATGGTTTGGGTGCCAGCAGAAAAGGAGGGAGCAAGAACTGTAAGTCCAGTAGACATTGTAGTGAGGACATCGGCGGGACATGCCTCTGAATGTAGCCTGGGACACCAGCCTAGCTCCCAGCTGGATATGGATCAAACCTCTTCCTCTGCGAGCCCAAGGCCAACGGACTCCAAGAGAGAGCTGGTGCTGAGttactctctccctctctcagagaaagAGCGTTTTTTTAACTACTGCGGCTTGGACCGGAAGCTGGTGGAGGTTTTGGGAGCAGAGCAATTCAAACCCGGGAACTGGGAAACAGGACCCTCCTGCGTGCTCCTGGGAAGCATGGGGTCAGCCAGTTCTGAGGATGACTGTCTCTCCCTCAGCGAAGAGGAGGTGCCCGCTGAAGAGCTGGACGAGAAGCCACTCACTTCAGTCTCTGTTGTTGAGCGAAATGCCCGTGTCATTAAATGGCTGTACAGCTGCCAGCAGGCCCTGTCTGTGGCCAAAGAGTCCACAGTATGA